The Halichondria panicea chromosome 10, odHalPani1.1, whole genome shotgun sequence region GACCTCTGACCCCTCTGCTGGTAAGtcacatgcacaataataataatagttcaGTATAGCCTCGTTCCTATAATAAAGCGGATAGGCAAACAATATTGAAGTCCATAAGCATACAGCTCTGTTATCCTTGTGCCCCTACCGTCTGCAGGAGAGGGGGACAAGTGATGACTCAGCACGTACGGCCGCACAGAAAGCTATAGAACTATTGACAATTGAATTAACTCTTAAATTGATTTCCTATTGTaatgctacatgtattgtgtgcaATAACCATTTCTAATTAATGTGTGGTTGAGTTGTGATGTGATGTGCTATTGTAAGGAAAAGTTGAACACTTCACAGCTTCTGGAGGGGGAGCTGATAAATCTGAACCTGCCAAGTCCGAGGGTGGCGATGATAAAGAGGGCGTGGCCACAGAGGATGAAGAGGGCGTGGCCACGGAGGGAGAGGAACGAGAGCTAACGCAGATAGAGAAGGACATATCAGAATATCTGGCACGACTGGTTGCTCATATTGTGGCTGGGACTCCAATGCTGCCGCCAAGCATGAGGGGGGAGGCaggtcagtgggtgtggtcaactgAGGGGGGTGGTTTTATCTCCTTTTTATCTGCTTTAATTAGGTGAGGCCTCTGGAGGTGATAAAAAAGAAGAGAATGATGAGAAAGAGCTGACGTTTGCGCAGAGATTTGCCGGACCACCAGGTACAAAGGTTAAAATTCGGCAGCCTCCCCAGCGTCCAATGTTCCCGGGTATGGCTCCTATGGAAGGACCTTCCATCACTATTGACAACCCAGGGGACGGCGCTGAGCCAGAGGTCAGTAGTAGACTATGAACTTTTGTAACATTGTTTGTTCTCTCTGTTAAGCTCCCGCGAGTGGGCTGAATACGCCAGCGATAGTCTTAGGCTCCCGCGAGTGGGCTGAATACGCCAGCGATAGTCTTAGGCTCCCGCGAGTGGGCTAAATACGCCAGCGATAGTCTTAGGCTCCCGCGAGTGGGCTAAATACGCCAGCGATAGTCTTAGGCTCCCTCGAGTGGGCTGAATACGCCAGCGATAGTCTTAGGCTCCCGCGAGTGGGCTAAATACGCCAGCGATAGTCTTAAGCTCCCGCGAGTGGGCTGAATGCGCCAGCGAAAGTCTTAatcaatgattttgggaatctttcagctgccataacttattTTGTGGATCgaaagtcaaaaatgttatggttttttgaaagcttagaaagagacctttcaaatggtaccatcaaagttgatattcgagagttaaaagtattttctaatttagccgtaccatggattatagcccatggtccgaggccgaaaaatgacaaattagggccgcaacgaaattttggattgaatcacatcatttgaaaggaatttttctaagctttcagaaaatcctaaaatatttgacattggatcaactgtactcaagttatggctgttgaaagacaccccccctccgtttaaatTAGAatcggctctgtaactagagttttgATGGTCCAAATTCTACTATAATTTTTTGAACGCTTGAAAgagcccgttcagatggtatgctcaaataaAATTGACAAGTCATAATTTCCCATTTTCGGAAACATTCCATCCATAGGTTATAGCCCATGGTGTTTTGTCAGAACAGGCCGAAAATACTAgtacaccatttgaaaggcctcctctctctaagctttcagaaaatcatacaaTAGCAATAAATgtgattggaccaacggaactatcataattcaccccccccacccctaccccccacagatgAACGTTGATTTCCCGATGCCCCCTGCTCTTCAGTTCCTCCGTAATCTCCTCACGAGGGATTCTGACAGCGATTCAGAAGATGAAGATGGAGATAAGAAAGAAGGAAAGGATGATGAGAAGGGCGAGGCTGGTGCTAGTAACGTTGAGGGTTCAAAGTCCACCGCTGCTGAGGGGTCAAAGTCCGATGACGAGGGGTCGATGTCCACAGACAAGGATGAAGATCGACCTCTGTTTGGAAGAAAGAAAACACCTCGTAAACCAGGTACTACTGCATTAGAAATTTACTTGTCTACATTTCACTGTACCTCCCCCCCATGTAGATGAGGAGCCCCCCTCCCgagagctgtggggggtagacAGGGACGAGGTGGAGTCTCTATCTGACGCTGGTAGTATGGACTCATTGGACTCTGATCACGAGATCCCGCCCATTCACCCCCCAGTCATAGCACCCGCCACTGGGGCACAGGCCGAAGCAGGTGAGCAtatctgtgtgtgggtgggccTTTGACTAATAAGTCTAgtgaagttttggattgaacgTATCACCCGGTACATCCACCCCCTCATTCTGTGCAGGTGCTGTGGTTCGTGAGTCTATGCTGCACACGTTCACTCAGCTGCGACAACGCTATGTTGGAGCCTCTACACAAGCGGAGACTGTCGAGGATGATATGGGCATGGTGGAGAAACTACTGCAGGACATCTCCAAGGAGCTATCAGTGCTGGAGGTCATGAGTGTGTTCAATGGAGCTACTGCACCTCTGGAGCGATTGCAGCCGCTCCTCCGCGAGTTCTTAAGAGAGAAGCTGCTCTTTGGGAGCTTGCCAGACATTGGGAAGGAAGAGACGGCAGTCAAGAACTTCACACAAGGCTGTCTGTCAAGTCTTAGAGCCGTAGAGGTGAGCATTGTATGAGGGGTAATAAAAGCATCATTCTTGTGGGCCTCATtactagctctttgatagaGCTTAGTGGCTGTAACAGCTGTATACTGTCCTTATGTACTGAAACACCTCACATTCTTATgcagcatgtacatgtactacagttggctctgtaactagagttttgatcgtccaaattcaacgattttatgatttactgaaagcttagaagaagCCCGTTCAgctggtatgctcaaatctcaaatttggaacTGGCCATAATTTTCCTAAAAAGACCAAAGGATAGCCTGCGGTATTTTTCCAAAAACAGGCcgaaaatagacttttgattttaacacattatctgaaaggcctctctctaagctttcagaaaatcaaaaaattaacgttatttgACCAACGAAGCTAAAGTTATGGTCGTTCAAAGACACTCAACTCAACAGGTACCAGCTGCAAAACTTTATGCTCTCCCTGCAGGACCAGCTGCCTCTGAGGGACGCGGGTATTGACTTCCCCATGACAATCTATCGACTGTTCTCCAGTCAGTTCAGAGCAGCCTACTTGCTCATAATCAGAGACTACCCAGGAGAGGGAGGCGCTGTGTTTGCTCAGGCACTCTCACACTGGGCCAAGAGCTCCAGTGCTTTGTTTGGACAAGTACTGCGACACTGCATCAATGGAGAGCAATACTTTGAGGATCTTGTTAAAATGCTTGTGGTAAGGAGGTCATAGTTCACCCACTAACCACTCCCCCTTCTTCCTCACTATCCCACACTTGTGTGAAATTGCATCAAAGAAATGTATTTTCGTTCCctaaccacacacactcctcacagaaCACACTGTTCCCGCCCACCACACCTCCACTCATTCTGAATATGTGCAACTCAACCATCCATCGACAGCTGTccagggtcaaaggtcgccCGTCCAAGTCCCCCAAGGAGCTGGATGCGTACATTGTGTGGAAGGAATGTGCCACGCCCACTCCTAACAAAAGCTACGAGCTTAGTCAGTTTCTGGCTGACCAATCAGAATTCAGCTCTAGCATGCCGACAGTGTTTCTTCACAACGTTGTCCCCGAGGGTATAGAGGTCACTGGACCTCCCACAGAGCCCCTTGCTGGACCCCCTGCGGAGGACCCACCCCCTGGTCATGTACCACAGGTAACCACACTGTATGTCTAATTTGTGTCTATGCATGTTTCTAATGAACTCTGAACTCTTGATACGGTCATGTAATTTTACATGCTTTCCATGTACCTGTAATAAAGTGCAAGTGTTTTAGGCTAAGATCTTATTGTGGTTTCTGTTGCGAGTCTACTGTAACCAGATATTATGATTGTTATGGTGTGTGTTCCttgaccccccacagagctgGGGAACAGCGGCCATACGAGACAAGAAACAGATGGACACTAAGAGAACCATGCCGTTCTCTGATGCTTACCTAGCTGGCATGCCCTCCAAGAAGAGGAAGGTACACAACCTTTGTATATACATAGTCTGGTGTGTTAACCCACATTTGCCATTTTGTCTTTGAGAGCCCATAATTTatgttcagattgtccaatttcttAAGGACATGTATGTTTTTAGCATTGCTAACCCTTTGAACTTCCTACACGTctccctcacacacgcccactccacaccctcacacacacccacacatgctCGTCTCCCCAGCAGTTGGATATGAGCAAGCCTCAAGCAGTGCCAGCCGACACTCTAGTGGGTACACTCGTTACCAACGCGACCTCTGACCTCACCCCCCTCCGAGGGAGGAGCAATGAGGGTGAGACCCTCACTGAtcatagtacagtagaacctcgattatccggccctccattatccggaacctcgattatccggcttggcagtttttcTTGTTATCACTGATAAcgagatcagaaaatgggcgtgtccctcaaatgcgcatg contains the following coding sequences:
- the LOC135342588 gene encoding uncharacterized protein LOC135342588 isoform X1: MKVTVKTIDAQSIQLDVEPDLTVNELKIAILEKLDAVGKQIRLIWRGKVLNDDKKLSEYASDELMLHLVYRPPPREDGTNEGAEPDGATPPPPPRVIDHTHEVMFVQGDSADIPASITEITQGLVDRVLGSLNAQGARGTVTATASSIDSTGRRETAQVSASTREAKPTLPIADPTPPTPSQPPPQPPPAAEATQTAEATPPAEATQTAEATPPADPPPTEEEDKEKEAREQREMIQEYKTQKNIRSHVKDAYRTLQHADRVLLRYKKASARADGQTVDPDEDIETIHDVNRVLAYNNGTTSASIYVTLLNYQEDLFARARPLTRHMTDTIQRSQPHQELEAWKEAQIAQTVREFNYYMGHAAVSLSRLHVNMFAPPPRVIVSTPPKTTEMRGIMSQMRSMHAAPRPPSGYVIEITHNDESGQERTTRARLDTGGRPGGLFGGLGGGGGGGMGLGGMGMGLGGMGMGMGMGGGLAELLRQRVERDEQEEEEKKETDTGTEGAKPMETEPSMPSTSKNGSKRESEEEHMDTSTPPAKKPSIDPDESQPKPTAATSGSTSDPSAASGGGADKSEPAKSEGGDDKEGVATEDEEGVATEGEERELTQIEKDISEYLARLVAHIVAGTPMLPPSMRGEAGEASGGDKKEENDEKELTFAQRFAGPPGTKVKIRQPPQRPMFPGMAPMEGPSITIDNPGDGAEPEMNVDFPMPPALQFLRNLLTRDSDSDSEDEDGDKKEGKDDEKGEAGASNVEGSKSTAAEGSKSDDEGSMSTDKDEDRPLFGRKKTPRKPDEEPPSRELWGVDRDEVESLSDAGSMDSLDSDHEIPPIHPPVIAPATGAQAEAGAVVRESMLHTFTQLRQRYVGASTQAETVEDDMGMVEKLLQDISKELSVLEVMSVFNGATAPLERLQPLLREFLREKLLFGSLPDIGKEETAVKNFTQGCLSSLRAVEDQLPLRDAGIDFPMTIYRLFSSQFRAAYLLIIRDYPGEGGAVFAQALSHWAKSSSALFGQVLRHCINGEQYFEDLVKMLVNTLFPPTTPPLILNMCNSTIHRQLSRVKGRPSKSPKELDAYIVWKECATPTPNKSYELSQFLADQSEFSSSMPTVFLHNVVPEGIEVTGPPTEPLAGPPAEDPPPGHVPQSWGTAAIRDKKQMDTKRTMPFSDAYLAGMPSKKRKQLDMSKPQAVPADTLVGTLVTNATSDLTPLRGRSNEEVRDALLANTQGLADAIREDIQRGVARRLLEDTHFIREKYPKSCEYFQLPPT
- the LOC135342588 gene encoding uncharacterized protein LOC135342588 isoform X2 — its product is MKVTVKTIDAQSIQLDVEPDLTVNELKIAILEKLDAVGKQIRLIWRGKVLNDDKKLSEYASDELMLHLVYRPPPREDGTNEGAEPDGATPPPPPRVIDHTHEVMFVQGDSADIPASITEITQGLVDRVLGSLNAQGARGTVTATASSIDSTGRRETAQVSASTREAKPTLPIADPTPPTPSQPPPQPPPAAEATQTAEATPPAEATQTAEATPPADPPPTEEEDKEKEAREQREMIQEYKTQKNIRSHVKDAYRTLQHADRVLLRYKKASARADGQTVDPDEDIETIHDVNRVLAYNNGTTSASIYVTLLNYQEDLFARARPLTRHMTDTIQRSQPHQELEAWKEAQIAQTVREFNYYMGHAAVSLSRLHVNMFAPPPRVIVSTPPKTTEMRGIMSQMRSMHAAPRPPSGYVIEITHNDESGQERTTRARLDTGGRPGGLFGGLGGGGGGGMGLGGMGMGLGGMGMGMGMGGGLAELLRQRVERDEQEEEEKKETDTGTEGAKPMETEPSMPSTSKNGSKRESEEEHMDTSTPPAKKPSIDPDESQPKPTAATSGSTSDPSAASGGGADKSEPAKSEGGDDKEGVATEDEEGVATEGEERELTQIEKDISEYLARLVAHIVAGTPMLPPSMRGEAGEASGGDKKEENDEKELTFAQRFAGPPGTKVKIRQPPQRPMFPGMAPMEGPSITIDNPGDGAEPEMNVDFPMPPALQFLRNLLTRDSDSDSEDEDGDKKEGKDDEKGEAGASNVEGSKSTAAEGSKSDDEGSMSTDKDEDRPLFGRKKTPRKPDEEPPSRELWGVDRDEVESLSDAGSMDSLDSDHEIPPIHPPVIAPATGAQAEAGAVVRESMLHTFTQLRQRYVGASTQAETVEDDMGMVEKLLQDISKELSVLEVMSVFNGATAPLERLQPLLREFLREKLLFGSLPDIGKEETAVKNFTQGCLSSLRAVEDQLPLRDAGIDFPMTIYRLFSSQFRAAYLLIIRDYPGEGGAVFAQALSHWAKSSSALFGQVLRHCINGEQYFEDLVKMLVNTLFPPTTPPLILNMCNSTIHRQLSRVKGRPSKSPKELDAYIVWKECATPTPNKSYELSQFLADQSEFSSSMPTVFLHNVVPEGIEVTGPPTEPLAGPPAEDPPPGHVPQSWGTAAIRDKKQMDTKRTMPFSDAYLAGMPSKKRKLDMSKPQAVPADTLVGTLVTNATSDLTPLRGRSNEEVRDALLANTQGLADAIREDIQRGVARRLLEDTHFIREKYPKSCEYFQLPPT
- the LOC135342588 gene encoding large proline-rich protein BAG6-like isoform X3 — its product is MKVTVKTIDAQSIQLDVEPDLTVNELKIAILEKLDAVGKQIRLIWRGKVLNDDKKLSEYASDELMLHLVYRPPPREDGTNEGAEPDGATPPPPPRVIDHTHEVMFVQGDSADIPASITEITQGLVDRVLGSLNAQGARGTVTATASSIDSTGRRETAQVSASTREAKPTLPIADPTPPTPSQPPPQPPPAAEATQTAEATPPADPPPTEEEDKEKEAREQREMIQEYKTQKNIRSHVKDAYRTLQHADRVLLRYKKASARADGQTVDPDEDIETIHDVNRVLAYNNGTTSASIYVTLLNYQEDLFARARPLTRHMTDTIQRSQPHQELEAWKEAQIAQTVREFNYYMGHAAVSLSRLHVNMFAPPPRVIVSTPPKTTEMRGIMSQMRSMHAAPRPPSGYVIEITHNDESGQERTTRARLDTGGRPGGLFGGLGGGGGGGMGLGGMGMGLGGMGMGMGMGGGLAELLRQRVERDEQEEEEKKETDTGTEGAKPMETEPSMPSTSKNGSKRESEEEHMDTSTPPAKKPSIDPDESQPKPTAATSGSTSDPSAASGGGADKSEPAKSEGGDDKEGVATEDEEGVATEGEERELTQIEKDISEYLARLVAHIVAGTPMLPPSMRGEAGEASGGDKKEENDEKELTFAQRFAGPPGTKVKIRQPPQRPMFPGMAPMEGPSITIDNPGDGAEPEMNVDFPMPPALQFLRNLLTRDSDSDSEDEDGDKKEGKDDEKGEAGASNVEGSKSTAAEGSKSDDEGSMSTDKDEDRPLFGRKKTPRKPDEEPPSRELWGVDRDEVESLSDAGSMDSLDSDHEIPPIHPPVIAPATGAQAEAGAVVRESMLHTFTQLRQRYVGASTQAETVEDDMGMVEKLLQDISKELSVLEVMSVFNGATAPLERLQPLLREFLREKLLFGSLPDIGKEETAVKNFTQGCLSSLRAVEDQLPLRDAGIDFPMTIYRLFSSQFRAAYLLIIRDYPGEGGAVFAQALSHWAKSSSALFGQVLRHCINGEQYFEDLVKMLVNTLFPPTTPPLILNMCNSTIHRQLSRVKGRPSKSPKELDAYIVWKECATPTPNKSYELSQFLADQSEFSSSMPTVFLHNVVPEGIEVTGPPTEPLAGPPAEDPPPGHVPQSWGTAAIRDKKQMDTKRTMPFSDAYLAGMPSKKRKQLDMSKPQAVPADTLVGTLVTNATSDLTPLRGRSNEEVRDALLANTQGLADAIREDIQRGVARRLLEDTHFIREKYPKSCEYFQLPPT